The stretch of DNA TTATAGGCGACGGCGTACTACAAAAAAAGCCCCGGCGCGGGCCGAAGGCTGTAGAAGTTGACATTGGAACGATGGCCTGTATTTAAATCAACGGTAGAGTCTTCTCATATAAGAAATCGTTGTTGGTATCGTAAAAATTTGGTTACTCCCATTTCAGTTGGCTACTGGCGTAGTCGTCAAATTCATCGCGTTCGCGGCTGGCGAACTGCTCGAAATCTACTTCGGGCATGAGTTCGGTTTTCACGTAATCGACCGATTCCTGGAGGGCTTCGACAAATTTCATGAAATCTTCTTTGTAGAGAAACAACTTATGTTTTTCATAGGTAAAGCCATCGCCCTGCGGGTGTCGGCGGCTTTCGGTGATGGTCAGGTAATAGTCGTTGGCACGCGTCGATTTTACGTCGAAAAAATACGTTCGCTTGCCTGCCCGAACACGTTTAGAGTAAAATTTGTCCCGATCTCTGTCCTCCACGTTGTGTTAGGTTTAGTACGTTCGTTTGTGCTAAAGTACAGTCAATTGCCCGATAACAAAAGGATTTATGCACTTTATTTCGTAGAAAAATAGCCCCGAAAATTGGTAGACTTGTGGAGGTTACGCCACAGATTTTTCGATAAAAGGTTGGTAATAAGGTATCTGGCGATTATCTTTGCAATATAGGAATTGCACTTTTCGGGGACGAGGGGTATGTGCATTGTCAAACGGCATGTCTCTCGTTTATTTGTTTCACGTAACCGATAGCTGTATGAGCATTATCGTGTCTATTATGCTGTTTTTTGGCAGCATAAAACCGACGGAGGCCCTTCCGGGCCTCATACAGAAAGGCAAAGCGTCTTTTTATTCCAAGAAGTTTAATGGCCGAAAAACGGCCTACGGCGAACGAGTTAGCTCTGATGCGCTCGAAGGTGCCCATCGTTCGTTTCCCCACAACACGTTGGTAGAGGTGACCAACTTAACAAACAATCGCTCTGTAATTGTACGAATCAATGATAGAGGGCCATTTGCCCGAGGCCGCGTGATCGACCTCACCCACGCAGCCGCCCGTGCTATCGGCATGGTATCGCAGGGTGTTGCCACGGTATCGCTTCGGGTGGTCGGTAAAGGTCGTGCCTTCGTAGCCATGACCCCCTCGCCCTTCGATATACCGGCAAACTACCAGCCGCAACTCGAGCCGGTGCTGTAATACCAACGAATGAACCAATGCCACTTCTTCGAGGAATGGTGTTCGTTGACTAAAAAAACCGAATCGTTCGCCAAACTTCTGTGCAATTCCTGACAGAGCGCGAACGGTTCGGTTTTTGTTTGTATATTCCCCATATGAAACAACCGCTTAATCTGGGGCAGGTTCGCTCGTTCGGCAACGTCGAATTTCTGGCTCGTCAGTTGGTCGAAGGGTTTATTACGGGGCTGCACAAGTCGCCCTTCCACGGCTTCTCGGTCGAATTTGCCGAACACCGGCTCTACAACACTGG from Spirosoma montaniterrae encodes:
- a CDS encoding DUF3276 family protein, which gives rise to MEDRDRDKFYSKRVRAGKRTYFFDVKSTRANDYYLTITESRRHPQGDGFTYEKHKLFLYKEDFMKFVEALQESVDYVKTELMPEVDFEQFASRERDEFDDYASSQLKWE
- a CDS encoding septal ring lytic transglycosylase RlpA family protein — translated: MSIIVSIMLFFGSIKPTEALPGLIQKGKASFYSKKFNGRKTAYGERVSSDALEGAHRSFPHNTLVEVTNLTNNRSVIVRINDRGPFARGRVIDLTHAAARAIGMVSQGVATVSLRVVGKGRAFVAMTPSPFDIPANYQPQLEPVL